In Flavivirga abyssicola, the following are encoded in one genomic region:
- the ppdK gene encoding pyruvate, phosphate dikinase, with protein MEILENVKHRVFKFGNKTADGNSKMRNLLGGKGANLAEMSSLGIPVPPGFTITTEVCTEYNLLGEEALVEMIKEEVEASITSIETQMGTSFGDKKNPLLVSVRSGARVSMPGMMDTVLNLGMNDDVVLGLAKKTNNEQFAWDSYRRFIQMYGGVVLGMKPASKEDIDPFEEIMEHLKEKRSIQLDTEFTVQDLKDLVYDFKRAIKKRTGLDFPTDPWDQLWGAIIAVFNSWNGDRAIYYRNMNGYPADWGTAVNVQAMVYGNMGNNSGTGVCFTRDAGTGENVFNGEYLINAQGEDVVAGVRTPQQITKLGSQRWAELAKIEAADRKENYPSLEELMPSIFEELNTYQDILEKHYRDMQDMEFTMQDGKLWILQTRNGKRTGAAMVKIAMDLLKEGMIDEKEALLLIEPNKLDELLHPVFDPGALKRANVIAQGLPASPGAATGKIVFFADEANKYKSSILVRIETSPEDLEGMNIAKGILTARGGMTSHAAVVARGMGKCCISGAGALKVNYKKRTLTVDGHEYHEGDWISLNGSTGNIIEGKVATREPELGGEFAEIMKLADKYGVVKVRTNADSPKDARVARSFGAQGIGLTRTEHMFFELDRIKAMREMILADTVKERKQALEDLLPMQRADFEGIFEAMEGHAVTIRLLDPPLHEFVPHQLATQKELAEDMHISLQAVKNKVAELEEFNPMLGHRGCRLGNTYPEITEMQTRAIIEAALNLKERGIICKPEIMVPLVGTVKEFEAQEQIIRTTATAIFEERNDTVEYLVGTMIEIPRAALMADQIAKKADFFSFGTNDLTQMTFGYSRDDASKFLPIYIEKGILKVDPFEVIDQEGVGQLVKTGIDRGRITKPSLKVGICGEHGGEPSSIEFFYNIGMDYVSCSPYRVPIARLVSAQAAIKATL; from the coding sequence ATGGAAATACTTGAAAATGTAAAGCATCGAGTTTTCAAATTTGGAAACAAAACAGCTGATGGAAACAGCAAAATGAGAAACCTCTTAGGTGGGAAAGGAGCAAATTTAGCAGAAATGAGTTCATTAGGAATACCGGTTCCACCAGGGTTTACTATTACAACTGAAGTTTGTACAGAATATAATTTATTAGGAGAAGAAGCTTTGGTAGAAATGATTAAAGAAGAGGTCGAAGCTTCTATAACCAGTATCGAAACTCAAATGGGAACTTCTTTCGGGGATAAAAAAAATCCGTTACTAGTATCCGTACGTTCTGGCGCCAGAGTATCTATGCCTGGTATGATGGACACCGTTCTTAATTTGGGTATGAATGATGATGTGGTACTTGGATTAGCTAAAAAAACAAACAATGAACAATTTGCCTGGGATTCTTACCGTCGTTTTATTCAGATGTATGGAGGAGTCGTTCTGGGTATGAAACCGGCTTCAAAGGAAGATATAGACCCTTTCGAGGAAATTATGGAGCATCTTAAAGAAAAAAGAAGTATTCAATTGGATACAGAGTTTACCGTACAGGATTTAAAAGACCTTGTTTACGATTTTAAGCGTGCGATTAAAAAAAGGACTGGACTAGATTTCCCAACAGATCCATGGGATCAACTGTGGGGAGCAATCATTGCAGTGTTTAATAGCTGGAATGGTGATAGAGCTATTTACTATAGAAATATGAATGGATACCCTGCAGATTGGGGAACGGCCGTCAATGTACAAGCTATGGTTTATGGTAATATGGGTAATAATTCTGGAACTGGTGTATGTTTTACACGTGATGCAGGAACAGGAGAAAATGTGTTTAATGGAGAATATTTAATTAACGCTCAGGGAGAAGACGTTGTAGCAGGTGTAAGAACGCCTCAGCAAATTACAAAACTAGGATCGCAACGTTGGGCAGAATTAGCAAAAATAGAAGCAGCAGATAGAAAAGAAAATTATCCTTCACTGGAAGAATTGATGCCGTCCATTTTTGAAGAGTTAAATACCTATCAGGATATTTTGGAAAAACATTACCGTGATATGCAGGATATGGAATTTACAATGCAAGATGGTAAACTTTGGATTCTGCAAACAAGAAACGGAAAACGTACGGGTGCTGCTATGGTGAAAATAGCCATGGATTTGTTAAAAGAAGGGATGATTGATGAAAAAGAAGCATTATTACTAATAGAACCAAATAAGTTGGATGAACTCTTGCACCCCGTTTTTGATCCGGGAGCACTTAAAAGAGCGAATGTTATTGCACAGGGATTGCCTGCTTCGCCTGGTGCAGCAACTGGTAAAATTGTCTTTTTTGCAGATGAAGCAAATAAGTACAAAAGCAGTATTTTAGTTAGAATAGAAACGTCTCCTGAGGATTTAGAAGGGATGAATATTGCTAAAGGGATATTAACTGCTCGAGGTGGTATGACCTCACATGCGGCTGTTGTTGCCCGTGGTATGGGTAAATGTTGTATTTCTGGTGCAGGTGCTTTGAAGGTTAACTATAAAAAGAGAACCCTTACAGTGGATGGCCATGAATATCATGAAGGTGATTGGATTTCATTAAATGGTTCTACTGGTAATATCATAGAAGGAAAAGTAGCAACCAGAGAACCTGAGTTAGGGGGTGAGTTTGCTGAAATCATGAAACTTGCCGATAAATATGGTGTTGTTAAAGTTAGAACAAATGCCGATAGTCCAAAAGATGCTAGAGTAGCTCGTAGTTTTGGAGCACAGGGGATAGGTTTAACAAGAACAGAACATATGTTTTTCGAACTTGATAGAATTAAAGCCATGCGAGAGATGATTTTAGCTGATACTGTAAAAGAAAGAAAACAAGCTTTAGAGGATTTGTTACCAATGCAGCGTGCTGATTTTGAAGGTATATTTGAGGCTATGGAAGGCCATGCTGTAACTATTAGATTACTAGACCCCCCATTACATGAATTTGTTCCCCATCAATTAGCGACCCAAAAAGAGCTTGCTGAAGATATGCATATTTCTTTGCAGGCTGTTAAAAACAAAGTAGCAGAATTGGAAGAATTTAATCCCATGTTAGGGCATAGAGGCTGTCGATTGGGTAATACATATCCAGAAATTACAGAAATGCAAACGCGTGCTATTATTGAAGCAGCACTTAATTTAAAAGAACGTGGTATTATTTGTAAGCCGGAAATCATGGTTCCTTTGGTAGGAACTGTTAAAGAGTTTGAAGCTCAAGAACAGATCATAAGAACTACGGCAACTGCTATTTTTGAAGAGCGAAATGATACTGTAGAATATTTAGTAGGTACTATGATAGAAATACCTAGAGCGGCATTGATGGCAGATCAGATTGCGAAAAAAGCCGATTTCTTTTCTTTTGGAACGAATGATTTAACACAAATGACCTTTGGATATTCTCGTGATGATGCCAGTAAATTTTTACCAATTTACATTGAAAAAGGAATCTTAAAAGTAGATCCTTTTGAAGTTATAGATCAAGAAGGAGTAGGGCAGTTGGTAAAAACAGGAATAGATCGAGGTCGAATAACCAAACCAAGTTTAAAAGTTGGTATTTGCGGTGAGCATGGAGGAGAACCAAGTTCTATTGAATTTTTCTATAATATAGGAATGGATTATGTGAGTTGCTCACCATATAGAGTGCCAATTGCGAGATTAGTTTCAGCACAGGCAGCTATAAAAGCTACATTATAA
- a CDS encoding LytR/AlgR family response regulator transcription factor, giving the protein MSLRAVIVEDEKHSRETLKNLLQEFCVDIEVAAMAESVNEAVSTIKSLKPDVVFLDIELQTGTGFDVLNQVSHLNFEVIFTTAFEQYAIKAVKFSSLDYLLKPIDLDELKKAVEKARIRKNQDVYKKQLETLMLNLKQQKPKLNKICLATSDGFEFIDVNNIIYCKAEGSYTKFILKKSENLLVSKHLKEYENLLLEQGFMRVHNSFLINLKEVKKYIKSDGGYIVMNNNDTVSISRSKKEGFIDVISSLMN; this is encoded by the coding sequence ATGAGTTTAAGAGCTGTCATTGTAGAAGACGAAAAACATAGTAGAGAAACCCTTAAAAACCTTTTACAAGAGTTTTGTGTAGATATCGAAGTTGCAGCAATGGCTGAATCTGTTAATGAAGCTGTAAGTACAATAAAATCATTAAAACCAGATGTCGTTTTTTTAGACATAGAGCTACAAACAGGCACAGGTTTTGATGTATTAAATCAAGTCTCTCATCTTAATTTTGAAGTTATTTTCACTACAGCTTTTGAGCAATATGCAATCAAAGCTGTAAAATTTAGTTCTTTAGATTACCTTTTAAAACCTATCGATCTGGACGAACTTAAAAAAGCTGTTGAAAAAGCTCGTATTAGGAAAAATCAAGACGTTTATAAAAAGCAATTAGAAACACTCATGCTAAATCTTAAACAACAAAAACCTAAACTCAATAAAATTTGCTTGGCAACTTCTGATGGTTTTGAGTTTATAGATGTCAATAATATCATTTATTGCAAAGCTGAAGGTTCTTATACCAAATTTATTCTAAAAAAATCTGAAAATCTTCTAGTTAGCAAACATTTAAAAGAATATGAAAATTTATTATTAGAGCAAGGTTTTATGAGAGTTCACAATAGCTTTTTAATCAATCTAAAAGAAGTAAAAAAATACATTAAGTCAGACGGAGGTTATATCGTTATGAATAATAATGATACAGTAAGTATTTCTCGTTCAAAAAAAGAGGGATTTATTGATGTTATATCATCTTTAATGAATTAA
- a CDS encoding sensor histidine kinase, protein MFKLLNKISRFALLALSIFFNSYAQQINNKNTASIPFTILKTIDDTLTINTILHSNASFQDSKLFVNKTLPKDTYWIKLDFKEVLNTLKTDSLWYLKFGNFGYGKLYNLNNGSISSKTIGQFEADKEVRLVKFHSEVSFSSTSLFQNRFLYLKVKKVISREYPKDWEFSYISHAKHTLNKDYSTWNETKSVLPMYIFAGICIIMVLLTLAFFIYLKQLEFLFYSLYVFWLLVLISGYELKIYEVLFGDNLLLKYWFYEVVQMFINSAYIFFVMFYLKTKIDYPIIQRLLKFMLVLQILVFILDTSFVYYEFFIGHIYIINMERLTLIASSTAGLIYLILNGKNKLVYFIVYGLFFFLIGTIAHFYHTRGSALLDLNSRYYLMIGCALDIIIFAYGLTYKVFLEQNEKLHYQKEAFTNKTQALRAQINPHFIFNSLSSIQNLITSNDRISALKYLSKFSRLTRNILEGSIETNALLEDEIKMLNDYLELESLRFNATFNYTINIENNVHTKAIEIPALIVQPFVENAIIHGLLNKKGHDKKLSITYKKEDDFIICEIDDNGIGRQATSRKESIHRSRGVEVTQERLRSLNKLKNTNVKNIKIIDKKDNEGNSLGTKVIVKIPI, encoded by the coding sequence ATGTTTAAGCTTTTAAATAAAATATCACGATTCGCTTTACTTGCACTTAGTATATTCTTTAACAGCTATGCACAACAAATTAATAACAAAAATACTGCTTCTATACCATTTACCATTTTAAAAACTATAGATGACACACTAACTATCAACACCATATTGCATTCCAATGCGTCTTTTCAAGATTCAAAGTTATTTGTAAACAAAACGCTTCCTAAAGACACCTATTGGATTAAATTGGATTTTAAAGAGGTGCTTAACACTTTAAAAACTGATAGTTTATGGTATTTAAAGTTTGGGAATTTTGGCTATGGCAAACTTTATAATTTAAATAATGGTTCTATTTCCAGTAAAACTATTGGTCAATTTGAGGCAGACAAAGAAGTACGGCTAGTGAAATTTCATTCTGAAGTGTCTTTTTCTTCCACGTCACTTTTTCAAAACAGATTTCTTTATTTAAAAGTAAAAAAAGTAATCTCAAGAGAATATCCCAAAGATTGGGAGTTTAGTTACATAAGCCATGCTAAACATACTTTAAATAAAGATTATTCTACATGGAATGAAACAAAGTCTGTACTCCCCATGTACATTTTTGCAGGAATATGCATTATTATGGTTTTACTAACCCTGGCATTCTTTATATATCTAAAACAATTAGAATTTCTATTTTATTCATTATATGTCTTTTGGCTACTTGTCCTTATAAGTGGTTATGAATTGAAAATATACGAGGTATTATTTGGAGATAATCTTCTTCTTAAATATTGGTTTTACGAAGTTGTACAAATGTTTATTAATTCGGCATATATCTTTTTTGTTATGTTTTACTTAAAAACAAAAATTGATTATCCCATTATACAACGACTCTTAAAATTTATGTTAGTACTTCAAATACTTGTTTTTATTTTGGATACTTCTTTTGTGTACTATGAGTTCTTTATTGGTCATATTTATATTATAAATATGGAACGCCTTACTTTAATCGCATCTTCAACTGCTGGTTTAATTTATTTAATTTTAAATGGTAAAAACAAACTAGTATATTTTATTGTTTATGGATTATTTTTCTTTTTAATAGGAACCATTGCCCATTTTTACCATACTAGAGGATCAGCGCTTCTTGATTTGAATAGCCGCTATTATTTAATGATAGGGTGTGCCTTAGATATTATAATATTTGCTTATGGATTAACATACAAGGTCTTTTTAGAACAAAATGAAAAATTACACTATCAAAAAGAGGCGTTTACAAATAAAACCCAAGCGTTGCGAGCGCAAATAAATCCGCATTTTATATTCAACTCGTTAAGTTCTATTCAAAATTTAATAACAAGTAACGATAGAATATCTGCTTTAAAATATTTATCAAAATTTAGTAGATTAACGCGTAACATACTCGAAGGTTCTATAGAAACAAATGCACTTCTTGAAGATGAAATTAAAATGTTGAATGACTATTTAGAGTTAGAGTCTCTTCGTTTTAATGCTACTTTTAATTATACTATTAATATTGAAAATAATGTACATACGAAAGCTATTGAAATACCAGCATTAATTGTACAACCTTTTGTTGAAAACGCTATCATTCATGGACTTCTTAACAAAAAAGGCCATGATAAAAAACTTAGTATAACTTATAAAAAAGAAGATGATTTTATTATTTGTGAGATAGATGATAATGGTATAGGAAGACAAGCTACTTCCAGAAAAGAATCTATACATAGATCCAGAGGTGTAGAAGTAACTCAAGAACGGTTAAGATCTTTAAATAAATTGAAAAACACCAATGTAAAGAATATTAAGATAATAGATAAAAAAGATAATGAAGGCAATTCTTTAGGGACAAAAGTTATTGTTAAAATTCCAATATAA
- a CDS encoding histidine kinase produces MPEETLLSVKQEMIALKLKVFNSQMNPHFVFNALNAIQYFITSENKRLALEYFSVFSKLIRFYLNHIEKETVHLKDEIAMLRWYLKLQKLRYNNQFEYEIVIEEGSKNIEAAIPSFILQNLFENIIEHTVFNQYKNYSIKTSFNICKKNVCAEVIQKYETNSEKIIDYTPEYRKCMVEWQDQIRLLNKVKKYNIVKKISFKTQADSNSGKILLSLPNLL; encoded by the coding sequence ATGCCAGAAGAAACTCTTTTAAGTGTCAAACAAGAAATGATTGCTTTAAAATTAAAGGTGTTTAATTCACAAATGAATCCTCACTTTGTATTTAATGCCTTAAATGCCATTCAATATTTTATTACTAGTGAAAACAAACGACTCGCTTTAGAGTACTTCTCTGTTTTTAGTAAGCTTATCCGCTTTTATCTAAATCACATTGAAAAAGAAACGGTACATTTAAAAGATGAAATAGCCATGTTACGATGGTATTTAAAATTACAAAAGCTCCGCTATAATAATCAGTTTGAATACGAAATAGTTATTGAAGAAGGTTCTAAAAATATCGAAGCTGCGATCCCTTCTTTTATTCTTCAAAATTTGTTCGAAAACATTATTGAACATACCGTATTCAACCAGTATAAAAATTATAGTATTAAAACATCTTTTAATATTTGTAAAAAGAATGTATGTGCGGAAGTTATACAGAAATATGAAACAAATTCAGAAAAAATAATAGATTACACACCAGAATATAGGAAATGTATGGTAGAATGGCAGGATCAAATACGACTACTCAACAAAGTGAAAAAATATAATATTGTAAAAAAAATATCTTTTAAAACACAAGCTGACTCAAATAGCGGAAAGATATTATTAAGTTTACCAAACTTATTATAG
- a CDS encoding nuclear transport factor 2 family protein: protein MKYSILIIMIISLFSSTTGFSQENNIEKIKTTIIAFVKAGDQNDHETLATYLDDDYRLIINRLFGASTVNIMSKSVYLEKIKSKELGGDNRTLTIHEILLNGTTAMAKVTLKGKKMTFVSLITLLMDESRNWKLINDVPFIIKED, encoded by the coding sequence ATGAAATATTCAATTTTAATAATAATGATAATAAGCTTATTTAGTAGCACAACAGGATTTTCTCAAGAAAATAATATTGAAAAAATCAAAACAACTATTATTGCTTTCGTTAAAGCTGGTGATCAAAATGATCACGAGACATTAGCAACCTATTTAGACGATGACTATAGACTTATAATAAATCGTTTGTTTGGAGCTAGTACAGTAAACATTATGTCTAAATCCGTTTATTTAGAAAAAATAAAATCTAAAGAACTAGGTGGAGATAATAGAACCTTAACCATTCATGAAATACTTTTAAATGGTACTACAGCTATGGCAAAAGTGACATTAAAAGGAAAAAAAATGACTTTTGTTTCTCTAATAACCTTACTCATGGACGAGTCTCGTAATTGGAAACTAATAAACGATGTTCCTTTTATAATAAAAGAAGACTAA
- a CDS encoding T9SS type A sorting domain-containing protein, whose translation MKKILLLFIIVFVSLQIQGQSISKQVLAGLGKSITNDMYTLNFTVGEPIIGMVQNGEVIQQGFWGSIFNDDTLNVTTLIDDPNEISVFPNPVIDYIQIKYKLKDPKNYTVHLFDIGGKQMLNIQKDILNKHTQINMRNLIGGTYLLVITDKSSNYNKSFKIIKK comes from the coding sequence ATGAAAAAAATATTACTGCTGTTTATTATTGTTTTTGTATCTCTACAAATACAGGGGCAATCCATATCAAAACAAGTTCTGGCTGGTTTAGGTAAATCTATAACCAATGACATGTATACATTAAATTTTACTGTGGGAGAACCAATAATAGGGATGGTTCAAAATGGAGAAGTCATTCAACAAGGTTTCTGGGGTTCGATATTTAATGACGATACATTAAATGTAACAACATTAATTGATGATCCCAATGAAATTAGTGTGTTTCCAAATCCAGTTATAGATTATATCCAGATTAAATATAAACTAAAAGACCCTAAAAATTATACGGTGCATCTTTTTGATATAGGAGGAAAACAAATGTTAAATATCCAAAAAGACATATTAAATAAACACACTCAGATTAATATGAGAAACTTAATAGGTGGTACATATTTACTAGTAATCACAGATAAATCATCGAACTACAACAAATCATTTAAAATTATAAAAAAGTAA
- a CDS encoding tail fiber domain-containing protein — MKTILQQLKYKLFIVIALMSLATFSQQGINYQGIARDANGGLLTDTEITLELSIIKSTADGSVIYGEIDTVMTDVNGVFSLVIGNGQPVKGAFTDIDWAEDKHFLSVALNGTALGVTEFMGVPYAQALGKWQAHKNGVTAKGVGGSIYVGDNAGENDNFTDNHNIGLGENALQRNSEGSDNIALGLESLRFNILGIQNTAIGNQALYNNSEGHRNIAIGKSALFSNTNGSNNIANGYTALYSNTSGSNNMANGYRALYNNTEGENNIATGYTALYTNTSGSNNIANGYQALFNSNVGNSNIALGYSTLFSNTEGNANIAIGTMALHSNTTGSNNVANGYNALSKNTEGDFNIAQGHYALFSNTTGSNNVANGKGALSRNINGSNNIANGSAALSRNVTGSSNIAHGLEALFNNTEGHDNIASGARALYSNVGGGNNIAFGNSSLTSNKYANYNIAIGTNSMKDKTFGNSNVAIGFAAAESNTTGSYNVGIGNLTLHSNITGSGNVAIGRSAGRLSLGSNNVFIGYKAGHNETGSNRLYINNDESEYPLIYGDFETSEVSFNANVGVGIKEPATSLHVRFGNDVNLESGSGYLLLGGEAYNNLVLDSNEIQARENGVASTLFLQKEGGSLKIGGEVYVDNSVVHASDRRLKRDIEDLSYGLKEILQLQPAQYYWKGKTQDYKSLGLIAQDVEEVIKNVVSYDKDIDRYGVSYTELIPVLIKAIQDQQNIIDSQIKINQEKESQLKVFEARLSTLEASYKSNFN, encoded by the coding sequence ATGAAAACAATTTTACAACAATTAAAATATAAATTATTTATAGTTATTGCTTTAATGAGCCTAGCTACTTTTTCACAACAAGGTATAAATTATCAGGGAATTGCAAGAGATGCTAATGGTGGTTTACTAACAGATACAGAAATTACGTTAGAGCTTAGTATTATAAAAAGCACAGCAGATGGGAGTGTTATATATGGAGAAATAGATACTGTGATGACAGATGTTAATGGTGTTTTTTCATTAGTTATTGGAAATGGACAACCGGTTAAAGGAGCTTTTACAGATATAGACTGGGCAGAAGATAAACATTTTTTAAGCGTTGCTTTAAATGGTACAGCGCTTGGAGTGACAGAGTTTATGGGGGTGCCTTATGCGCAAGCTTTAGGTAAATGGCAGGCACATAAAAACGGTGTTACAGCTAAGGGTGTGGGAGGTTCAATATACGTAGGAGATAATGCAGGAGAAAATGATAATTTTACAGATAATCACAATATAGGTTTAGGTGAAAATGCCTTGCAAAGAAACAGTGAAGGTTCCGATAATATAGCATTAGGACTGGAATCCTTAAGGTTTAATATACTTGGGATTCAAAATACAGCTATAGGTAATCAAGCCTTATATAATAACTCTGAAGGCCATAGAAATATAGCTATTGGTAAATCGGCGCTATTTTCAAATACAAATGGTTCTAATAATATTGCCAATGGCTATACGGCATTGTATAGTAATACTTCTGGCTCTAATAACATGGCGAATGGTTATAGAGCATTATATAATAATACTGAGGGTGAGAATAATATAGCCACTGGTTATACAGCGCTATATACTAATACCTCAGGATCTAATAATATAGCAAATGGTTATCAGGCTCTTTTTAATAGTAACGTTGGAAACAGCAATATTGCTTTAGGGTATTCTACACTCTTTTCGAATACAGAAGGAAATGCAAATATAGCTATAGGGACCATGGCTTTACATTCTAATACGACAGGATCTAATAATGTAGCTAATGGGTATAATGCCTTGTCGAAGAATACTGAAGGTGATTTTAATATAGCACAAGGTCATTACGCTTTATTTTCTAATACCACAGGATCTAATAATGTAGCAAACGGAAAAGGGGCATTAAGCAGAAATATAAATGGGAGTAATAATATAGCCAATGGTTCAGCAGCATTAAGCAGAAATGTAACTGGAAGTAGTAATATAGCCCATGGTTTAGAAGCATTATTTAATAATACAGAAGGGCATGATAATATTGCTAGTGGGGCTCGAGCTTTATATTCAAATGTAGGTGGAGGAAATAATATAGCTTTTGGGAATTCATCTTTAACTTCTAATAAATATGCGAATTATAATATTGCTATCGGAACTAATTCGATGAAAGATAAAACGTTTGGTAATAGTAATGTCGCAATAGGATTTGCTGCTGCGGAGTCTAATACTACTGGTAGTTATAATGTGGGAATTGGAAATCTTACACTTCATTCAAATATAACAGGAAGTGGTAATGTAGCTATAGGTAGATCAGCAGGTAGATTGTCGTTGGGGAGTAATAATGTTTTTATAGGGTATAAGGCAGGTCATAATGAAACAGGAAGCAATAGGCTTTATATTAATAATGATGAAAGTGAATATCCATTAATTTATGGGGATTTTGAAACCAGCGAAGTAAGTTTTAATGCTAATGTAGGTGTTGGTATAAAGGAACCAGCAACATCTCTACATGTTCGATTTGGGAATGATGTAAATTTAGAAAGTGGTTCAGGGTATTTGTTATTAGGCGGTGAAGCTTATAACAATTTGGTTCTGGATTCAAATGAGATACAAGCTCGCGAAAATGGTGTTGCATCTACTCTTTTTCTTCAAAAAGAAGGAGGTAGTTTAAAAATAGGAGGTGAGGTTTACGTTGATAATAGTGTTGTACATGCCTCAGATAGAAGATTAAAACGCGATATAGAAGACTTGTCTTATGGTCTAAAGGAGATTCTACAATTACAACCAGCACAATATTATTGGAAAGGAAAAACGCAAGATTATAAGTCGTTAGGTTTAATTGCTCAAGATGTAGAAGAAGTCATTAAAAATGTTGTCAGCTATGATAAAGATATAGACAGATATGGCGTGAGTTATACAGAATTAATTCCGGTATTAATTAAAGCCATACAGGATCAACAGAACATAATTGATTCACAAATTAAAATAAATCAAGAAAAAGAATCACAATTAAAAGTGTTTGAAGCTAGATTATCAACTTTAGAAGCATCTTATAAATCCAATTTTAATTAG